One part of the Nematostella vectensis chromosome 8, jaNemVect1.1, whole genome shotgun sequence genome encodes these proteins:
- the LOC5507222 gene encoding LOW QUALITY PROTEIN: uncharacterized protein LOC5507222 (The sequence of the model RefSeq protein was modified relative to this genomic sequence to represent the inferred CDS: inserted 1 base in 1 codon), which produces MILLSRNNVCNIPSLLLLLLLVPSAENISLRVFDHLLSQTELKSAEKLFTRNETKWKFEDIYQSKGGDERTHFWTSLLDLDEFLQSSIWRVIHEGICMRFHCNYEFQPYKVEAQISSRGDAIKNMNSCTGFVKNSDSDFHVILFLVDENWKKNDYGELVVYGSNGEIIQGIHAIRGRVVVIPCGYRFTLKPPGMANSLRHRTLKIQASTSKNPLHSPRNSTDKVQNLKRQENIQMFWYLPREVKHRDVPIEAYITRKYSTKDGKPVVVFDNFLPDTLVKSLELTINEGEYSDFPPEIGSTDNVPWILPYEVEFLVKTSXVQQLLSYVTGKKGYYPYDVSCNAIRSFDHTTIHTDCGSRENEFTVLIYLNRNWAENSHGETVFFADNTSSEIVCAVKPKLGRVAIFHGHIPHCARPPVSTFFGVRYTLAIKTAPSKAIAEKKLLDMDLDPLYQALVVVSEEQARNIKQFINEAKEGRKTHKDIEQEALKYEKLMEET; this is translated from the exons ATGATTTTGCTAAGTAGAAATAATGTGTGCAACATTCCCAGCTTGCTTTTACTTCTATTGCTAGTACCCAGTGCAGAAAATATAAGCTTACGGGTATTTGATCATCTTCTATCGCAAACGGAACTGAAATCCGCCGAGAAACTATTCACACGTAACGAAACAAAATGGAAGTTCGAGGATATTTACCAAAGCAAAGGGGGAGACGAACGTACTCATTTCTGGACATCCCTATTGGATCTCGACGAGTTTTTGCAAAGTTCTATTTGGCGCGTTATCCATGAAGGCATTTGCATGCGTTTCCACTGCAATTATGAGTTTCAGCCTTACAAAGTCGAGGCACAAATATCGTCACGTGGAGACGCCATCAAAAATATGAATTCTTGTACAGGTTTTGTCAAGAACAGTGATTCGGATTTCCATGTGATCTTATTCCTTGTCGATGAAAACTGGAAGAAGAATGATTATGGGGAGCTTGTTGTTTACGGTAGTAATGGCGAAATAATACAAGGGATTCATGCAATCAGAGGTCGTGTTGTTGTTATCCCTTGTGGGTATCGTTTTACCCTCAAACCACCAGGTATGGCGAACTCACTTAGACATCGCACCTTGAAAATACAAGCCTCTACATCCAAAAATCCCTTGCATAGCCCGCGAAATTCCACAGATAAAGTTCAAAATTTAAAACGACAAGAAAATATCCAAATGTTTTGGTATTTACCAAGGGAAGTGAAACATAGAGATGTACCTATTGAGGCATATATTACTAGAAAGTACTCAACAAAAGATGGAAAACCAGTGGTTGTGTTTGACAACTTTCTTCCAGACACTCTGGTGAAATCTTTAGAATTGACTATCAACGAGGGAGAATACTCAGACTTCCCCCCTGAGATAGGAAGCACTGATAATGTTCCTTGGATCTTGCCGTATGAGGTTGAATTTCTGGTCAAAACCT TTGTCCAACAATTACTCAGTTATGTAACAGGCAAAAAGGGCTATTATCCTTATGATGTTTCATGTAACGCCATACGCAGCTTTGATCACACTACAATACATACCGATTGTGGCAGTCGTGAAAATGAGTTTACTGTTTTGATATATCTGAACAGGAATTGGGCAGAAAACAGTCATGGGGAGACAGTGTTTTTTGCTGATAATACCAGCTCAGAGATCGTGTGTGCTGTAAAGCCTAAACTTGGAAGAGTAGCTATTTTCCATGGCCATATACCACACTGTGCAAGACCACCTGTTTCAACATTctttg GTGTGCGATACACTCTAGCTATAAAGACTGCTCCCTCCAAAGCAATTGCAGAAAAGAAACTTCTGGATATGGACTTGGATCCACTTTACCAAGCATTAGTGGTGGTCAGCGAAGAACAAGCTAGGAATATCAAGCAGTTTATTAATGAAGCTAAGGAAGGGAGGAAAACACATAAGGACATAGAGCAGGAGGCTTTGAAATATGAGAAGCTAATGGAGGAGACTTAA
- the LOC5507220 gene encoding parafibromin produces MADPLSLLRQYNTNKKEITEIGDDVLFDEFSFPKTAKTNYVIIKSQPKEYYTLESLLFLLKNVHLSHPNYVQRAVAAKIPVVRLPDRKALLSYLNGETDTSVSIDKSAPLEMPTQRSATNLIQAKRPGDEVVGGEFKKPRVETELLRLDKRKLEARLEGHKEITVTTDQIRSLSEAMTKEKIAAIKAKRLAKKKTTLIKVDDELEPEILEQRSFVDAEMDVTRDIVSRERLLRTRSSVLQSTGKPFLKNILAILQSVKAREEGKYKQQQPAVVAVPDATKKKPEAPVAYNRYGQERFRGKEETEGFKIDTAGTYHGLSLEHVKEGTHRTVRRTAPSPSPHTQPAKPLKPSTQKPSKRESKTPIIVIPAGSTSLITIYNAKELLQDFKFVSSDEKKKQGARRENEVLIQRRKDASTTVPYRVVDNPTRLQPNEWDRVVAVFVQGPTWQFKGWPWLLADGSPVDIFTKTRGFHLKYDDTKTDPNVQKWDVTILTINRNTRHLDKASINSFWTNLDKFMVKSKSGLRF; encoded by the exons atggcggaccctCTGTCGCTTTTGCGCCAGTACAACACAAACAAGAAAGAGATCACAGAAATCGGCGATGATGTGTTATTTGATGAATTCTCTTTCCCTAAGACTGCAAAGACCAACTATGTCATCATCAA ATCACAACCCAAGGAATACTACACTCTGGAATCTCTGCTTTTCCTGCTAAAGAATGTGCATTTGTCCCATCCAAACTATGTGCAGCGTGCTGTT GCTGCTAAAATCCCAGTCGTGAGGCTACCAGACAGAAAG GCTTTGCTCAGCTACCTAAATGGCGAAACAG ATACTTCTGTCAGTATTGACAAAAGTGCTCCCTTGGAGATGCCGACCCAGAGATCAGCCACCAACCTAATACAAG CAAAAAGACCTGGAGATGAAGTAGTGGGTGGGGAATTCAAAAAACCGAGAGTTGAG ACTGAGCTGTTACGACTAGACAAG AGAAAACTTGAAGCACGTCTTGAGGGCCATAAAGAAATTACAGTCACAACAGACCAGATAAG ATCTCTAAGTGAGGCCATgacaaaagagaaaatagcAGCCATCAAAGCCAAGCGTCTTGCTAAGAAGAAGACTACACTGATTAAAGTGGATGATGAACTTGAACCTGAAATCCTG GAACAGCGAAGCTTTGTTGATGCTGAAATGGATGTGACTCGTGACATTGTTAGTAGAGAGAGACTGCTAAGAACAAGGTCAAGTGTTCTACAGAGCACAGGAAAG CCATTCCTGAAAAACATCCTAGCCATCTTACAATCTGTGAAGGCTCGAGAAGAAGGAAAGTACAAACAGCAGCAACCTGCAGTGGTGGCTGTACCG GATGCTACTAAGAAGAAACCAGAAGCACCGGTTGCTTATAACCGATATGGGCAAGAAAGATTTAGAGGGAAAGAAG AAACGGAGGGCTTCAAGATTGACACAGCTGGCACCTACCATGGGTTGAGCTTGGAGCACGTCAAG gAGGGAACACATAGAACAGTCAGACGTACAGCCCCAAGTCCATCACCACACACACAACCAGCCAAGCCGCTAAAACCAA GCACCCAGAAACCATCAAAACGAG AATCCAAGACACCTATCATTGTAATCCCTGCTGGTTCCACTTCCCTCATCACCATTTACAACGCCAAAGAGCTTCTGCAAGACTtcaa GTTCGTTTCGTCAGACGAAAAGAAGAAACAGGGAGCACGTCGTGAGAATGAAGTTTTGATCCAGAGACGTAAAGATGCAAGCACTACGGTACCTTACCGCGTGGTGGATAACCCAACAAGACTACAACCGAACGAGTG GGATCGTGTAGTAGCAGTTTTTGTGCAAGGACCTACATGGCAGTTCAAAGGATGGCCTTGGCTCCTTGCTGACGGATCCCCAGTTGATATCTTCACCAAAA CACGAGGATTCCATCTGAAGTACGATGACACCAAGACAGACCCAAACGTCCAGAAATGGGATGTCACGATACTCAcg ATAAACCGCAACACAAGGCATTTGGACAAAGCATCAATTAACTCCTTCTGGACAAATCTGGACAA ATTCATGGTGAAATCTAAGTCCGGGCTGAGATTCTAA